A window of the Tropheryma whipplei str. Twist genome harbors these coding sequences:
- the dnaA gene encoding chromosomal replication initiator protein DnaA, whose protein sequence is MNKTLNPQEVWIKAVRNLEGFFSSPRVIGYLKKASPSIEGESLIITFPNSHLASVMDDIEVYDATKKTILDSYPSIKEIKITISPDVLEKEITEEINDLVQSMEEEDFALIDHTKPVIPNFFDQNTRVNFGGGPNNHHPTTGVNPRFTFDNFVVGKSNELARAASISAAERPGKSFNPLFIYGDSGVGKTHLLHSIGNYAKFLFPSLRIKYVSSEDFTNDFINSISSGTSQKFQEKYRQIDILMVDDIQFLQKKQETQESFFHTFNSLHNSSRQLVISSDLPPKQLMGFEDRMRSRFECGLVCDIQKPDLETRIAILQKKCQNEKKEVSMEILTYIASCFSSSVRELEGALLRIFALASFNKEEINMTLAQKVLEDLGAQRGDKIDPIEIIEITAKHYDLAASDLCGNSRVANISIARQIAMYLCRELTDVSLPKLGYIFGRDHSTIIYATRRISDLIGKDRKTFSDIYKLTQFILRR, encoded by the coding sequence GTGAACAAAACCCTAAATCCACAGGAAGTCTGGATAAAGGCTGTCCGAAACTTAGAAGGTTTTTTCTCTTCCCCTCGTGTAATAGGTTACCTCAAGAAAGCGTCACCTTCGATAGAGGGGGAAAGTCTCATAATAACTTTCCCAAATAGCCATCTTGCCTCTGTTATGGATGATATTGAGGTATACGATGCAACAAAAAAGACTATTCTTGACTCTTACCCAAGTATAAAAGAGATAAAAATAACAATCTCCCCGGATGTTCTTGAAAAGGAAATAACTGAAGAAATTAATGACCTTGTCCAGTCTATGGAAGAGGAAGATTTTGCCCTTATAGATCACACAAAGCCGGTTATCCCAAATTTCTTCGATCAAAACACACGGGTAAACTTTGGCGGAGGTCCAAACAACCATCACCCAACAACAGGCGTTAATCCAAGGTTTACATTTGATAATTTCGTTGTAGGAAAATCAAATGAACTTGCTCGAGCGGCATCAATTTCTGCGGCAGAAAGGCCTGGAAAATCGTTCAACCCCCTTTTTATATACGGAGACTCTGGGGTTGGAAAAACACACCTCCTACACTCGATAGGTAATTATGCAAAATTCTTATTTCCGTCCCTCAGAATTAAATACGTTTCTTCAGAAGACTTTACAAATGACTTTATAAATTCCATTTCTTCTGGAACAAGCCAAAAGTTCCAGGAAAAATATCGTCAAATAGACATTCTTATGGTTGACGATATCCAATTTTTGCAAAAGAAACAGGAAACTCAGGAATCCTTTTTCCATACATTCAACTCCCTCCATAATTCGAGCAGGCAGCTTGTTATCTCAAGCGACTTACCTCCAAAGCAATTAATGGGCTTTGAAGACAGAATGAGATCACGATTCGAATGCGGTTTAGTGTGTGATATACAAAAACCCGATCTCGAAACACGAATCGCCATTCTTCAGAAGAAATGTCAGAACGAGAAAAAAGAAGTATCAATGGAAATACTCACATATATCGCAAGTTGCTTTAGCAGCAGTGTTCGAGAGCTTGAAGGTGCCCTTTTGAGAATATTTGCGCTTGCAAGTTTCAATAAAGAAGAAATTAACATGACACTTGCGCAAAAAGTACTAGAGGACCTTGGTGCACAAAGGGGTGACAAAATAGACCCAATCGAAATAATCGAGATTACCGCAAAACATTACGACCTAGCCGCTTCAGATCTTTGCGGGAATTCACGCGTTGCAAATATATCTATCGCGAGGCAAATTGCAATGTATTTATGCAGAGAACTGACAGATGTATCTCTTCCAAAACTTGGTTATATCTTCGGAAGAGATCACAGCACAATAATCTATGCAACGAGAAGAATAAGTGATTTGATAGGAAAAGATAGAAAAACATTTAGTGATATATACAAGCTCACGCAGTTTATTTTGAGGAGATAA
- the dnaN gene encoding DNA polymerase III subunit beta has protein sequence MKLIVDRGLLSSSVNFVTRMIPARPPSPILSGMLIEAKNEKVTLSTFNYETSAKVEFSANVIEGGKVLVPGTLISSISQKLPDEPVEISKEDEKISLTCGPVNYILNLMPIAEYPPLPNLENAEQYRIPSEDFVKSVSQVTTSAAKDDISAVITGINLRLSNESIELTGTDRYRVAVKTLNSVSGHPSDSSVIVSSKTLFEVSKTLGNLESEISVFIKNDGENKVIGFESGNKTVTSLLISGNYPPVAKLFTEETGHYAILKTSDFLESTKRVSVVVERDEPIEFSFVKNTVTIKGSGIALASEKVECELFGDEISIMLRPQFLCDGLIACQEDFIKVAFTKPSVKNRPGPVLITPKLSNKEKIDFKYLLQPNLFAK, from the coding sequence ATGAAGCTGATTGTCGATAGAGGTCTCCTTAGTTCCTCGGTAAATTTCGTAACCCGTATGATTCCTGCAAGACCTCCATCACCAATACTGTCTGGGATGTTAATTGAGGCAAAGAATGAGAAAGTTACTCTTTCAACTTTTAATTACGAGACATCAGCAAAAGTCGAATTCAGCGCAAATGTAATAGAAGGCGGAAAGGTCTTAGTACCGGGAACTCTTATTAGTAGTATTTCGCAGAAATTGCCTGATGAACCAGTAGAGATAAGCAAAGAAGATGAAAAAATTTCTCTTACCTGCGGACCTGTAAATTACATACTTAATCTAATGCCGATAGCAGAGTATCCGCCACTACCTAACCTTGAGAATGCAGAGCAGTATAGGATACCTTCTGAAGATTTTGTTAAATCAGTCTCGCAGGTTACAACATCGGCCGCAAAAGATGATATAAGCGCAGTTATAACAGGAATAAACCTAAGACTTTCTAATGAATCAATTGAACTAACAGGAACAGACCGTTATAGAGTCGCGGTGAAGACCTTAAATAGCGTATCTGGACATCCATCTGATTCATCTGTTATTGTGTCGTCTAAAACCCTTTTTGAGGTTTCAAAAACGCTCGGGAATTTGGAAAGTGAAATATCAGTTTTTATAAAAAATGACGGAGAAAATAAAGTTATCGGATTTGAATCGGGAAATAAGACAGTAACGTCGCTCTTAATCTCGGGGAATTATCCGCCAGTTGCAAAGCTATTTACAGAAGAAACAGGTCATTATGCAATCCTGAAAACAAGTGATTTCCTGGAATCGACAAAAAGGGTCTCTGTCGTAGTTGAGAGAGATGAGCCAATTGAGTTTTCTTTTGTAAAAAATACAGTTACGATAAAAGGCTCAGGGATAGCACTTGCAAGTGAAAAGGTTGAGTGTGAACTATTTGGTGACGAAATAAGTATTATGTTGAGGCCGCAGTTTTTATGCGACGGACTTATTGCTTGTCAAGAGGACTTTATAAAGGTTGCATTCACAAAGCCAAGCGTTAAAAATAGGCCAGGACCTGTTCTTATAACACCAAAATTATCCAATAAAGAAAAAATAGACTTTAAGTACCTTTTACAGCCAAATTTATTTGCAAAATAA